CTTCCTGTGGTGCTTCCATGCAACAACGAAATGTAAAATTTGTAGAAGAATCTAATTACCTACGTACGCGCTGGATCTCATGATGGATGCGATGCTACGCGATGCCTGCCGCTTTACGTGCGTCCCAGGGTCGATCTCTCCCACACAGATGCTGTCCCTCACATGCATATCATGCATTGGGATCCGCGCAACACTGATCAGCATCTTTCTTTCCCTCCCTGCCACGTCCTATAAATTCCCATGCAACACAGCGATACATCTCATCAATCTCACCGCTAGCTACCCACTAGCCACACTGATCATCTAAGCTAGCTAGCTCAGGAAGGTAGCAATGGCCAGGGGGTCTTTCTCCATGGGAGTGGTGGCCGCGGCGGCCGTGCTGGTGGTGCTGTGCGCCGCCGTGTCGGCCGCAGCGCAGCCTCGTCCCCCACTGCCGAAGAACTCCCACATGATCACCCCTGGGCGATTCGGGAAGAGGAAGCAGGTGCTCTCCTGCGACAACCCCAAGGACGGCACCAGCCCCTGCGTCGCCACCTGCGACAGCCGCTGCCCCAACGAGTGCATCGTCATGTGCCCAGGCTGCAAGACCTACTGCTGTAAGAATATTATCTTACACACAAACTAGTTAATTCGGGTGCTTCAATTAATTAGTTAACTTTTTGTATAAGTGTGTGACTTCTACCCTGGTGTATCCTGCGGTGACCCCCGCTTCACGGGGGCCGACGGCAACAACTTCTACTTCCATGGCAAGAAGGACCAGGACTTCTGTGTCCTCTCCGATGCTGACCTCCACATCAACGCTCACTTCATCGGCAAGCGCAACCCCACCATGAGCCGTGACTTCACATGGATCCAGGCTCTGGGCATCCGCTTCGCTGACCACCGCCTCTACATGGGTGCCCAGAAGACCACCAAGTGGAACAACGATGTCGACCGCCTCGAGTTGACCTTCGACGGGGAATCGATCAACATTAATGCTGATATTGGCACAAAATGGCAGTCCACCAACGTTCCTGGCCTCACAGTCATGAGGACCACCGTCACCAATGGCGTGAGGGTCCAACTTAAGGGTGTGTTCGACATCATGGCTAAGGTGGTGCCCATTACAGAGGAGGACTCCCGCGTCCACAACTATGGTGTGACGGACGACGACACACTCGCACATTTGGACATCGGGTTCAAGTTTTTCGACCTCACCAACGATGTTCACGGTGTCCTCGGCCAGACCTACCGCTCTGACTACATCAACAAGCTCAGCGTGAGCGCCAGCATGCCTGTGATGGGTGGCGTAGCCAGCTACGTCTCCTCCGACATCTTCGCCACCGACTGCAAGGTTGCTAGGTTCGGTCATAACGCTGGCATCTCCATGGTCACCACCAGGGCCAACTAAACTATTTATCAAGACAACATCACTCTGATGTAATGGGCCTACCAATGATGGATATTGGCCCAGAAATAAAATAATATGTGACAAATGTAATGTGTAGCATTGTTTGTGCCAAAAATGAACAACCTTCCAAGGAAAAAGATAAACATTCACGATGCAAATTGTAATGGTGCTTTCCTATTGCTTATGTCATGGGAATGTTGGATCTCTCCATCGAGTAGTAACAATTCATGAGTCGAGAATGCTGAATCTCTCAATTAGCTTTGCAAGTGTCATAGGACTATATAACTATATATGACAGTTTGCTGCTCAATGAACTTGTTATAATTGTAATTAATTTGAGTAGTAAAGATGAAGCCCATTATTTCTAGTGACTCCATGAGTGTTGTGATGGAGAGACATATTACTTTGGTGATAACTCCATTTTGTCTCTCTGTCTCCATTTGCGGATGGTTATCCAAAATTCACCAATTTGTTAAAATTCAAGATGCATTTGAAAAGAGGGAATTTACAGAAATTGCATTTCATATGAAGTCATAGGAAGACTGGGTATGAGCCATGGTTCCATCAACAATGGGCTAGACTCCGGTTGAACCTAAATTTAGATTCGATTCCGGCCCAGTACACGCACGTTAGGCCTAGGTACGTTGTGGTGAAAGAAAAGAGTGACTAACTCCAGCCCACCTATACACTAGGCCCAATTCGCATACAAGAAAGAAGATAGAGTGTGTTCTTGTGTTGCACATGTGGTCTCTATGGGTTTCCCCCAAAACATTATCAATCATTAAAGCAAGCTGATTCTTCCCAGTTTTGCATTACAACAACGCCGCTCTCTCTGTTCCTTTCCGAAGTCAAGAGCACATGTGTATTCATCGCCAAAGCTTTCCTACATGCAATTGCCTTGGTACCCCTCCTCTTCCCATCCGAGGGCCTCGGCGGTGGCAAGAGGTGTTGGGACCCATCCATCTCATTTTATTTCCATTCGCCTTTTGTTTCCCTAGCAACATTGACAATGTCAGCCCTCTCTATCTCAATGACGTGTTAATAAGGTCTCTCTAGTCCCTCCCTATCTCAACGACGTCTGATCCACCGTCGATGTAGAGCCTGTGAGAATTGGTGTGTCTTTCAAGGAGAGCTATTGGTTGGCTATTTGTGCAGCGACTACGCCATCTTCTTTCGGTTGTTCTCCGACATGGTCCGGTTTCTCTAACATCTGAAATGGTGGTAATGGATTGCAATCTTGTATTGCGCGTGGTGATACTCCAGCCGAAGTTGCTTTAGCGATTTCTTGATCGCATCTCAAGGGGCAAGGCGAGTGTCTATTGTCATCTTCAAAGTGTGGTATGACGAAGGCGTTTGTAGGTGTCTCTTTCCTTTACTGCTGGTTCGGTGCAATTTTAGGCGCACAATCAAAGGAAGAACAATACTAGTGTGATTTTCAATGTAGTTTTGTTTTTTACTGGTCGTTCTGTGTCTAGTAATCTGTCCATTATACTGTCTATTGTTTTCTTGATATTTATATCAGATCTAAGATGTTTCTTGGTGTCTTTTCTTAAAGAAAATAAACCAAGCAGATTGTTTAGAAGAAGGTGGTTTCAATGGGGTTTGACCTTGGATCTCGTCGTTGCAGGCATGCAGCTGACCCGAGGCCGTCGACGGAGGTCGCAACTGGCGCGGGCCGGCACGTTGAGTCGACTTACAAACAGCTAGCTGTAAGTTGGGCCCTGGTCTTCGAGGCCGGCCGGAGAGAGCGGGAGCAACAAGCTGGCTAGAACAGCATGCAAGCGTACGCCACTAGGTCGATCGTAACGTAGCTCGGCCGCGCTAGCTTGCACCGTACGTGATTTTTTAATTTCTCGATgaatccacatgcatgcatgcagctgGAAAGCAGCAGACCCTAGCTATTTCATGTGGGTTTGTAGCCAGCCGGTCAACGCCTACTGTACGCCAGGGACGATGCTTGAAACCCAGTGCACGCATGGTAACATGCACAAAAGAAAGTCAACCGATAACGTGTTATTTTTTGTAAGGAAATAAATTAACGTAGCTGTGTTGTCGGTCACCACCTTTGTCTCCCCCTACGCCACTTCACCTCCACTTCACTGCACTTCCGGCTAACTCCGGCCATCCCGGCCCCAAAGTCGCACCCTTCCATCTCCAATATAAGAATCCCTCTGCTCCACCTACAATGTACACAGATCCCACCCACACACATCGTCCATTATCCACCCACCCATAGATTCACCCAGCATACACTTGGCTACATTTAGCTAGCTAGCTCTCGTCGGCGACGATGGCGGGGAGGCGGCAGGCAGCCTGGTGCCTGGTGGTCATCGCTCTGGCGATGACGCTGGCGGTGGCGTCAGCGCAGCCCGTGCAGCCGAGGGTGGGCGGGCCGGGGAAGAAAGGCGCCAAGATGCCGCCGGGCAAGTTCGAGACGGTGACGTTCGCCAAGAACAACAAGCGCAAGTACGAGGTGGCCTGCACCGACAACCGCGGCCCGCCCTGCGTCGTCTCCTGCCCCAAGACCTGCCCCAACAAGTGCCTCGCCTTCTGCGAGTACTGCATGACCTTCTGCAGTAAGTTCTACGCTCTTTTTCTCCTTTCGGTTCCAAATTCCAATCGTTTCAAGTCTTCATTTCTATATATTCCATTTAACCCAAATCTATAGACAGAAGGAAGAACATGCTAATAATGTCTGCTGCATCAATAATAGACTACCAGATGAATCTAACGAAACTACGGCATATCATGCAGTGTGCGACATGTTCCCGGGCACGTCGTGCGGGGACCCACGCTTCACGGGCGGCGACGGCAACACCTTCTACTTCCACGGCAAGAAGGACCAGGAATTCTGCATCGTCTCCGACAAGGACCTCCACATCAACGCACACTTCATTGGCAACCACAACCCCGATATGAAGCGTGACTTCACGTGGGTGCAGGCCCTCGGTGTCACCTTCGTCCATGGCGGCGCCGACCACCGTCTCTACGTAGGTGCCAAGAAGGTCGTCGAgtgggacgaggaggaggaccaTGTTCAGATCACCCTCGACGGGGTGCCCGTGGAGGTGGAGGCCGGCAAGAATGCCCAATGGGTCTCTAGGGCCATGCCGGGACTCTCCGTCACTCGCACCGACACGGTGAACACCGTCGTCGTGGAGCTCGACGGCGTGTTCAGCATATCCGCCAATGTCGTGCCCATCACTGACGAGGACTCCCGGATCCACAACTACGGGAAGACCGAGAAGGATAGCCTCGTGCACCTCGATCTCGGGTTCAAGTTCCACACCCTTACGAATGCGGTGGACGGCGTGCTCGGCCAGACCTACCGCTCAAACTACATCAGCAAGGTCAATGTCACGGCCAAGATGCCCATAATGGGCGGCGCGCCCAAGTACCTCTCGGCCAGCCTCTTCTCCACAGACTGCACCGTCTCCCGGTTCCACCGTAATGGTGACGCCGCCATCGAGACGTTCGCCTCATAAACCATTGGTTCATGGATCTACACGAGAAATAAACAAATATCAACCGTAAGGGAGTGCAATCATCTCCATCATGCTGTTGTGGAGTATATATGCGTGAATCTCACACGATTAAGGTTGTGAAATAAGTTTCAAGTCAATAATTGAAGCAAAGTGTATACCATGTTAGTAACTTAACATTttttaagaagaagaaaaaaaatcattGTTCTTACATACTACCTTGAGCCTTGccttttttgttttgttttgagatAACCTTGAGCCTTTGCCTTTTTTGCACAACACTCTAGGCTTTATTGATTAATGATCAAGGGAATACCAtcgcaaaaaaaaacaaatgatCAAGGGAGTACAAATAGGATCGTACGGCTGACCAAGCCACGTATGTCTACCTTCATCTAAAGATGATGCAAACCTAGCTAGGTCGTGGGCTTCATAATTAGAGTCTCTTTTTtcatgaacaaagttgccgaggTAAAGAAAAGACCTAAGAGTTGTTATTTCCTTGGTGGCCGCTTCATATTTCGCTCCCACCCTTGCTGCAATGTCGTTGATGACATTAAGACAATCCGAGGCAACTTGCACATTCTGAATATAAAGGTCCATGGCAGGGGCAAGACCCTCGCGACAAGCCAACACTTCCAAAGTGACTGGATCCTTCACTTCCGAAAGAACCAAAGTTGATGCTCCAACGCCATGTCGGACGGAGGGAATTGCCAAACACTAGAACTAGCAGGTTGGACCAACATCACAGATAGCCTCGGTGCTCTGATGGACCGCAATCCTTCCAGCTCCAATATGTATCGTTTAACAAACTTATGGCTGGAAAAGGGGCTCTGAAGAATGCCCTCAATTTTGAAGAATGCCCTCGTGGATCGCTTTCCCCCGTGCCATCCAAATCACCCAAAGCGTGATCATTATGCGTGTAAGTTGTGCATGTGGAAGAGTAACAAACATGGTGAAAAGGCATGCCTTTGGGTTTACTTCGGTGGTCAACATCACAAGCTCCAAAGGTTGCTTATCGGACAATACCCAAACACAACGCGCCATAGAAAACTCAACAAGGGATTATCACCAGGAATCTTCAGCACCACAGAGCGAGCAGGAACTTGACGCACTCGTACTTCTGCGTAGGCGTACATTCTCCGAAGGAAGTGAAACATGGGCAAGTCACCACATGAACATATGCAACTTCGAATGAACATCAACTTTTCCATAACTTCCACCATCCAACTTTATCTTCATTTTTTGTTAGATGGTATGGAGAGTTATCATCGGAGGGTAGGATGTATTTTTTTAGGGACTCATCCGGAGAATTGGGGATGGTTCTTCCACCCACATCTATGACCAAAACGGGCTCCAGAGGGACGAGCTTATGAGGCCGTTGTTATCCCTAGTGCATAATCCCCAGATGGTAGTCAACGATCTCACTGATGCTACGATGGGGAACTGGGACAGGAGTCGAGTCCATCAAATTTTCTTGCAATCTGACGCTATTGTGATCCTCAACATTCCTCTATGCACTAGTGGGAAACAAGATTTTTGGTCTTGGAATTTCAAGCGCAATGAGTGGTTCTCACCACACTTGGCCTACCACATGCTGGTAGATACGAAGAGGTGCAGGAACCCTAGAGCCTTTGTCGAGCTTGCCAATGTACCACTAATCGTAGTTGGGCTTGGACCTGAATGTTGCAGTGTGAGACTCCAGACCAATCCAATGTAAAGAAGGAGACTTCTTCTCTCTAGGACTCCCCCAAATCTGTGGCTCGAAACAAGCGGCCCATAATTAACAGAGACATCTCCTCCACTGGTGAGAGCAAAGATGATGTCCTCGATGACTGTGTCGTCTCCTCATACATGCTACTAGCACTTTGGCCTATGGGTATGTATGATCGGGCACGTACTCCTCGTGCAATGAAGGAAGAAATAAGATACATACCCTATTGCTCTCTATCCGGTTCTATTCAAAATTGCAACCAAAGCTAGCACTAACAGACTTCAGATTCTTATGGATGAGATTATAAGGTCTGAGCAAAGCGTGTTTGTACCAGGACATTTAATTACCAACAACGTCCTGGTGGCGTGTACGGGAGTATACATGCAATGAAGAAGAGGAAAAAATGTAGGAAAGCTACTTATGCGGTGAAACAAGATATGCTCAAAGCATATGATCGGGTCGATTGGCACTACTTGGAAGCCATGTTCACTAAGTTTCGCttatgtgataaatttgtgcattTGATCATGAAGTGTGTTTCGTCAGTAAGGTTCTATGTTAGGGTGAATGGCACACTATGCCCATTCTATACCCCATCCGGGACTCCGACAGAGCGACCCAATGTCTCCCTTTCTTTTTCTTATCTGTGTCAAGGGGTTTACCTCACTGAAGAACAACTTTGTGTGGGAGCTCATATTGATCATGCAATTCATGTGAGTGTTTGATTACCATGGGTTAATCATCTACTCTTTGTAGATGATAGCCCAATTTCCTTAGTGCTCAGTTGACAAGCACAAATCACTTGAATGAGATTCTACATATGTATGCTGAGTCCTCAAGACAAGCTATGAACAAGGATAAAAGCTCCATATATTTCCAATCCAAATACCTCCAAACCAGCCCGGGAAGCTATGAAACGGGAGTTGTGGATTCATATTGAGGCTCTCTCTGAACTATCTTGCCTTGCCGATGGCGGTCGGTTGGATCACTAGTGGCTCCtttaatttgatcactttggcgAAAGGAGTCGGGACAACATGCAGCCATGCAGGGTTGGGCTGAGCATTATCTTGCATGTGCAGGAAGGGGAGTTTTTGCTGAAATTGGTATACAGGGCATCCCTGCCTACAAGATGTCATGTTCTGCTTACGAAGAAGGTTTGCAGGCCGCTCGCGTCTTCCATGGTGAGATTTTGAAGCAGTTACATTGACAGACGATCCTTACATTGGTTGTCATGGGAAAGACTCACAACACCTAAGGTTCAAGGCGGGATGGAGTTCAAAGAGTTTGATAAACTCAATTTGGCGTTCCTGGGTAAACATAGCTAGTGCATTCCAACCCATTTGGATTCTTTATGCTCACGAGTTGTGAAGGGGAAATACTTCCCTGAAGGTGATTTCATGCAGGCCCATGCACCCTCATTGATATCTGCAACATGGAAAGAAATCATCGGTTGTTGTTCGACATTTGAGATGGGGCTTGTCAAATGTGTTCACAGCGGCAAGACCATCTCTATTTCGAATGACCGTTGGATTCCTACGAAGACAACTCTTAAGCCAATGGAACGACAAGGTAATGACCCTCTTGAGCTCGTCCATGATCTTATTGATACTCAAGCGAGAGGATGGAATGTTGATCTAGTTAGATGAAATTTTGTTGCACCTAACGCCGAGGCAATCCTGAATACCCCACTTTGGGCAGGCGGTGAAAAGGATTTTTTTGGCATGGGCTTTAGAGCGGTCTGGTGAATATTCTATAAAATCGGCTTATCATGCTCTTGCGAATCAGAATTTGCATCGTGTTCTATAGAAGGGACGATAGCGGCAACTTCAACGTCAAACAAACATATATGGACCACTCTATGGAAGCTTGTGGTCATCCCAAAAGATTGGGTTTCTTGGTAGCGAGTACTTTGGGGGATTATTCCTAGTTATGCCACCATGAGATATAGACATATCAGAACAACATCCTTATCTAACCTCTGCAAATCAGAAGAGGAGGATCTAATGCATGCTCTAGTTCACTGTTCACATGCAAAAAGTTTCTGGGAAGCGGCAAAGGAGGTTCTTGGTCTGAAGCTTCCACGTTTGCATCCAGATACTTGGTCAAGAGACCTGGTGGTTGATATCATGTTTTACAAGTCGGATTGATGCAAGCTATAATTACCATCATGCATCGATCTGGAATACCTGAAATTGTTGAACTCACGACAAGGAAGGTTATGCCCCTATGTCGGCAATAAAGCGGGCGAGGCATGATTCGGCTTTGCATGAAATTCCGAGAGATAATTGTAGCATTCAGTGTGGTTAGTGTTGACGTCCACCTGATATTGGATAGGTCAAGATCAACACAGACAGAGCTATCAACATCATGACACAGATGGGAGCACCGGGTGGCACTATCTGCTCACACCTTTCATTCATAGGGGGCCTGGTGCAAAGCCCCTTGCTAGTGTCACCAATCTGTTTATTGCCAAAGTGCACGCATTGCGAGAGGGAGTTATTTTCCCTCAACTtagagggttctcgcatgtgctCATGGATGTCGATTGTTTAGAGGTCGTTAATCTCTGGCCATCCCATCACAATACCAAGTCCTTGTTGACGCCTATCTTCGATGAAATTAGGCAAAGAACTTCGAATTTTGCTTCTTTTTGGGTTCAACATGATTCCAGAGATGCTAATGGCCTTGCGGATCTTTGTGCTAAATGTGCCATTTCGTTGGTATTGTCAGAGTGTTGGATGGAGGAATGTCCATCCTTCCTTCGACGAATGTCCCCCCTTCCTTGTAAGCGGCCACTTGGCTGATTGTAACCAAATTTTCTCTCAAGCAATAAAGATGCTAAGTTTCGCGTTAAGAAAAGGgcagtactccctccttttcggtttatagggcttatctcacttttttcattttttcgatTTGAAGGGTTCATCTCCATCTCCTTTTGAGATTCCAAGGCACATTAAATCTTTGCATGCAAGAATTAAAAAGGAACTCACCAATGTATGCAATGCTACTACTTATCTAGTGGTCAAGAATGCATGCATTGCCATTAATcccaattaatgcatcaatttaGTTTGgatagttttgtaaagtacgagatacattcctctaCTCATCATGTGCCTAACTGAAAAAGATAGGCATATGCGTGGTCTATTTTAATGATACCCATCTCTTTTAATTAGTCTTTTCTAAAAAAATCTCTCGGCCTCCTCGCCCGTGTCCTACTACACTGATGTCGTCGCCCGCGTGGTTCCTTTCAGCTTTTTCTTCCGCGTCTTACTACACTGACGCCGACATGACACACACACTAAATTTCTCTTCCTCGTCCTATACAAGAGTGCCCTCCTATTCGTCCCTTTTCTCTGCGGAGGCGACCGCGCCAATGCGGGTCGCGTTGGACGCGAAGCCGCGACCACCATCCAGCACAGTCGTCGAGGCACTCTAATGTAAGTGTGTCATGTGGCTGTTAACCCTTAATCATGTCCAATGTATACAATCAGACACCGTGTACTTGTATCAGCCCAGCCAACCCAGGCAACCAAACGCTAGGCAAAATTTGATCCCGCAATGCAGCCAGCCTACATGCATGTAATCAAACGATGTGCAGATCATGATTATTTGTCTGATGCCtaactaggacaagtatgcaagGAGCAAAAAGATGCAGGTAACCAAACATGTccattttttaaaaaatatgGTAATTGTACCGGGCGAATGTTCGCTGTAGGGGAGATGGTAAGCGGACCATCTTTGCTGGCAGTTTTAGTTGTAAAACAAGACCAAACGACGGTAGATTTTAAACAAAGATTTGCCTTCTCGGGGAGAAAATTCCATGTCGCTGAAGAAACTGCCACCTCTCCCCACTCCCTCAACTAAAACTGCCACGGAATCGTGAAGCAACTTGTGGTTGGTTGGTTAGAGCAATTCTAGCAGACCTCGCATCCCGCCgacccgcaaaacgcgtttgcagttcgcGCAAAACAGCTTTTGCGGGCCGGCTCGGGCTGGCACAGATGCAGAACCCCAAAACGGATCCGTAAAAAGGTATATTCGTGGAATATGTTATTTTACGGGTTGGCTATGCGGGCTCTGCTCTTTGCGCCGCTGCATCCCGCATATCATCAGCCCGCAAAAATCAAATCCAACATAATTCAACAATCGAAAACAAACTGAATTATTCAATCGAACATAAAACAATAATCATCCGCATTACAATTAATTATTCAAATCACCGTAGCAAACTTGAATAATGCAAATACAAAACTTAGTCACTTGTCATGAATACAAATACAAATGAATACAAAAATTAGTCACTGTCCAGCCCTTTGCCAATGGTGCTCAATGAGATCTTCCTGAAGTTAAAAGTGTGTGTCAgcattttcaatctccttgtaTGTCTGAAGAAAAGCTCTAATGCGATTTGGGTCTCTTGCTGGTTTGACACGGCTACCCACATTGTCGTAAAAGAATCCTAAGTTCATTCCTCTCTCATTTTCAAGAATCATATTGTGCGGAATAACACAGCAtgtcatgatgttcttcaaggttttcttatcccaaaaacgagcaggaccacggacaatggcaaacctagattgcaaaacaccgaatgctctttcaatgtcttttcgggctgcctcttgcacccttgcaaattcacattgttttttttgttttggaTTCTTTGATGCTCTTGACAAATATGCACCAAGGAGGGTATATACCATCTGCAAGATAGTACCCCTTTGTGTATTCATGCCCATTGATAGTGTAGTTGCAAGCAGGAGCATCACCACTAGCAAGCCTAGCAACACAAATGAGAGTGTTGCAAAACATTGATATCATTGAGAGTGCCCGGCATACCAAAAAAGCAATGCCAAATCCAT
The Aegilops tauschii subsp. strangulata cultivar AL8/78 chromosome 3, Aet v6.0, whole genome shotgun sequence genome window above contains:
- the LOC109731733 gene encoding uncharacterized protein, encoding MAGRRQAAWCLVVIALAMTLAVASAQPVQPRVGGPGKKGAKMPPGKFETVTFAKNNKRKYEVACTDNRGPPCVVSCPKTCPNKCLAFCEYCMTFCMCDMFPGTSCGDPRFTGGDGNTFYFHGKKDQEFCIVSDKDLHINAHFIGNHNPDMKRDFTWVQALGVTFVHGGADHRLYVGAKKVVEWDEEEDHVQITLDGVPVEVEAGKNAQWVSRAMPGLSVTRTDTVNTVVVELDGVFSISANVVPITDEDSRIHNYGKTEKDSLVHLDLGFKFHTLTNAVDGVLGQTYRSNYISKVNVTAKMPIMGGAPKYLSASLFSTDCTVSRFHRNGDAAIETFAS
- the LOC109731734 gene encoding uncharacterized protein, which codes for MARGSFSMGVVAAAAVLVVLCAAVSAAAQPRPPLPKNSHMITPGRFGKRKQVLSCDNPKDGTSPCVATCDSRCPNECIVMCPGCKTYCLCDFYPGVSCGDPRFTGADGNNFYFHGKKDQDFCVLSDADLHINAHFIGKRNPTMSRDFTWIQALGIRFADHRLYMGAQKTTKWNNDVDRLELTFDGESININADIGTKWQSTNVPGLTVMRTTVTNGVRVQLKGVFDIMAKVVPITEEDSRVHNYGVTDDDTLAHLDIGFKFFDLTNDVHGVLGQTYRSDYINKLSVSASMPVMGGVASYVSSDIFATDCKVARFGHNAGISMVTTRAN